The genomic segment CGCCGTTCTCCATCTGCTGTGAGATCAAGGGCACCGTGTCGGAACGCCCCAGGCCGAGTCCGCCGATGGTGGCTGAAGGAAGCTGAAGGTAGTAGTAGTCTTCGGCGGAGCTGTTGCCCGTGCCGAAGTGGATTTTCACGGCCCCGGACGCGCTCAGGCCCGATCCGTCGTGGGGGCTGGAAAGCGAACCGTCCAGGAGGTGGATGCCGTTGAAATCTGTGGCCTTGGCAATGCGGTTTATTTCCGCAGCCATGGTTTGATATTCCGAGTCGATCAAAAGCCGCTGTGTGGCATCATAGGTGCCGGTGGCCGCCTGTTCCGCAAGCTCTTTCATCCGGATCAGCTTTTCGTCAATAACGTCCAGTGCGCCGTCAGCTGTCTGGATCATGGAAACGGCGTCGTTGGCGTTTCTGGCCCCTTGCTGCAGCGTGGCAATGTCGGCCCGCTGCAGCTCCCGGATAGCGAGGCCTGCGGCGTCGTCGGCCGCGGCGTTGACCCGCAGGCCTGTAGAGAGGCACTGGGCGGACTGGCCAAGCCGTGCGTAGTGGGCATTGAGGTTGCGCGCCGTGTTTGCCGCCATCATGTTGTGGTTGATCACTAGGCTCATGTGCCCTCCTTGACCATTTGATACAACTATTCACAAACCGTACCAATTTACAGGTATAGGCTTTTCGCAAGGTCTTGGCGGATCTGCGTCATAAAAATGGCGGCGTTCTGGGCCGCCCCGTCGCGCGGCGGGAAAAATCTTGTCAGACGGCGGGAACTTGGATAGAAAGTAGCCGCTTCCATGCGGATGGAAGTTTTTTTGTGCAATCCTTAATCCCCCCTGACAGGAGAGCGAAATGGCCTATGTGCAGCGCGTGATGCGCGGACTGGAGGAGAAGTACGCTTACGAGCCGGAGTTTCTGCAGGCTGCCCGCAATGTTCTGGAGACCTTGCAGCCCCTTCTGGAGCAGAACAAAAAGTACGAACAGAATAAGATTCTGGAGCGGATTGTAGAGCCGGAACGGATTATTTCCTTCCGGGTGCAATGGGTGGACGATCAGGGTCAGGTGCAGGTCAATAAAGGCTACCGGGTTCAGTTCAATTCCGCCATCGGCCCGTACAAGGGCGGCCTGCGGTTTCACCCCAGCGTGAACCAGGGCATTCTCAAATTTCTGGGGTTTGAGCAGATCCTTAAAAATTCTCTGACCGGTCTTGCCATCGGCGGCGCCAAGGGCGGTTCGGATTTTGACCCCAAGGGCAAGTCTGAAATGGAAGCCATGCGCTTCTGCCAGGCCTTTATGACCGAGCTTTGCCGGCACATCGGCCCCACCGTGGACGTGCCCGCCGGCGACATCGGCGTGGGCGGCCGCGAAATCGGCTACCTTTTCGGCCAGTACAAGCGCCTGACCCAACGCTATGAAGGCATACTGACGGGCAAGAACCTGCTCTTTGGCGGATCCCTGGCCAGGGTGGAAGCCACGGGCTACGGGGCCGTCTATTTTGCCCAGAGCATGCTCGAAGCCACGGGCGAGAGCCTGGAAGGCAAAATCTGCGCCGTTTCCGGGGCCGGCAACGTGGCCACCTACTGCTGCGAAAAGCTGCTGCAGGTGGGGGCCCGGCCCGTGACCGTATCCGACTCGCGCGGCATGATCCACGACCCGGACGGTATTGACGTGGCCCTGCTCAAACAGGTGAAGGAAGTTGAGCGCGCTTCCCTGGCCCGCTACGCGGAGCTCAAGCGCGGGGCCAGGCATATTCCCGCAGCCGAATATCCCAAGGGCCGCAACGCGGTCTGGTCCGTGCCCTGCGAAGCCGCCTTCCCCTGCGCCACGCAGAACGAGCTGAACCTGGAGGACGCCAAAACCCTGCTGGCCAACGGTTGCCGCTGCGTGGTGGAAGGGGCCAACATGCCCTCCACCATGGAGGCCGCGCACGCCTTCCTCAAGGCCGGCATCCACTACGGTCCGGCCAAGGCCGCCAATGCCGGCGGCGTGGCCATCAGTCAGCTGGAAATGGCCCAGAACGCCAGCATGCAGAGCTGGAGCTTTGATGTGGTGGACGGCAAGCTGCTGCAGATCATGCAGGGCATCCACCGCAACGCCGCCGCCACCGCCCAGGAGTTCGGCGCGCCCGGCAACCTGGTGCTGGGGGCCAACATCGCCGGGTTCCGCAAGGTGGCCGACGCCATGATCGCCCAGGGGGTGTAGCCTGGGCGGGCCCGCGCCGGGGCCGCCTTTGGGGCGCTTGCCCCGGCGTTTATCCGCGCTTGCGCCTTTGCGGCGGGCGTCTGCCTGCGCAGCCGTCGGCGCTTTTCAAGGGTAAAATATCCCATAACGGCCAAACGCCGCCGGAAGTCTGGCTTCCGGCGGCGTTTGGCTTTTGCGGCGCGGGGCGCATCCTCATGCGGCGGGCTGGCCCTGCTTTTCCAGGTCGGCAATCAGGTCTTGCAGGGCGCGGGCCTGCTGCGCCAGCTCCGCCACGGCGCGCGTGGCCTGCTCCATGGCCTGGGCGGTTTCCGTGGAGGTGGCGGCCACCTGCTCCACGGAGCTGTTGATGCCCTCGCTGGCGGCCGATTGCTGTTCGCTGGCGGCGGCGATGGACTGGATGCGCTCATTGACCTGCGCCACCAGGGTCAGAATTTTTTGCAGCGAATCGCCGGACTGGACGGAGAGCTCCGTGGCGCTTTCAATGGCCGCGGCGGTGGTTTCCACATTGGCGATGTTTTTGCGGGCCCCTTCCTGGATGCCGCTGATGGCCCGGCCCACATCCTTGGTGGCGGTCATGGTTTTTTCCGCCAGTTTGCGCACTTCGTCGGCCACCACGGCGAAGCCGCGTCCGGCCTCGCCAGCGCGGGCGGCCTCAATGGCGGCGTTCAGGGCCAGCAGGTTGGTCTGGTCCGCAATGTCCGCAATGACCTGCATGACCTTGCCGATTTCTTCCGCCTGGCGGCCCAGCAGGGCCATGTCCTCCTTGACGGCCTGAGACTGCGTGCGCACGGTTTCTATGCCTTCCACAGCCCTGGAAACAACGCCCGCGCCTTCCAGGGCCTGGCTTTTGGCGGCGTCGGAGGCGGCGGCCGCTTCCTGTGCGTTGTGGGCTACGTCGCGCACGGTGGCGTTCATTTCCTCCATGCCCGCGGCCGCCTGGCCCAGGCGCTGCGAGGCCTCCGCCGCGCTGCGGCTGGAGTGGGAGATCTGCGCGGAAAGCTCCGTGGAGGCGGCGGAAATGGCGTTGATCACCTTTTCCAGCTGCCGGGCCGCGTCCAGCATGCCCTGGCGCTTGGCGTCGGCGGCCTGGCGGGCGGCTTCTTCCGCCCTGGCCGTGGCCTGCTCGGCCCGTTCCGTGGCCTCCACGGCGGCCTGAGTTTTTTGTTCGCCCTCGCGCAGCAGGGCTTTGATGTTGGTCGTCATTTTTTCCATGCCCTTGGCCAGAATGCCGCATTCGTCCCGGCGCTTGCCGGCTTTGTGCAGCAGGGCCAGCTCCGCGGGTTCGGCGTCCAGGCGGCCTGCGGAAACGGCGGTGGTAATGTGGGAAAGCCCGGCCAGGACGCGCGCCGTGCCGCGCGCCACTACCGTGATCATGCAGCCCACCACCAGCACGCAGCCCAGGGTCGCCAGGGCTATGCTCCACAGCATGCGCTGCACGGGCGCAAGGATCTCCGCCCGGTCCACTTCCACGCAGAGCAGCCAGCCCACTTCGGGCATGGGCGTGTGGAAGATCACCCGCTCCGCGCCCTGGGCCGTGGCGTAGGTAAGGCGGCCTTCCCCGGATCCGAGCATCCGGCGCACATGGGGGACGTCGCTTTCGTCGCGGCCGATGGCCTTGCTGTCCGGGTGCAGCACCAGCTTGCCCTTGGTTTCATAGGCGTAGACCAGGCCCTTGCCGCCCATTCTGACCTGACTGGTAATCTCTTTGGCCACGTTCAGGCTGTCCACGCCGATGAGCAGCACGGCCGCCGTCTTGCCGTCCTGTTTTATGGGGATGCTGAGGATGAGCATCATGCCGCCCGTGGTGTGGCTGAAGAGGTTTTCAAAGGCGGGTTCGCCCTGCAGGCCCTTGCGGAAGTAGGCGCGGGCGGAATAGTCGGCTCCCACGGTTTTGCTGGGCTTTGCGCTTCCGGAAAGGTGGTGGGCGATGACCGTGCCGTCGGCGGCCACCAGGCCGGCCAGGGCCACGTTTTGGTTGGCCGTGACAAAGGTGTTGAGCGCTTCGTCCGCCGCGTCGAACAGCTCCCCGCGCATGGCGGCGGGCCCCAGGGCCTTGTAGGACGTCAGATAGGTCTGGAGGCGGCGGTTGCCGCCCAGGGCCGCAAGGCCGCTGCGCAGGCCCTTGATTACGGCGGTCAGAGCCACACGCTGGCTGTGCAGCAGGGCCGCGCCGTCCTGCCAGACCTGCTCCTGCAGCGTCTTTTGCGAAACCCGGTAGCTGACGGCCGCCACCAGCAGCAGCCCCGCCATGGCAGGGAGGAGAATAAACAGCAGCATCTTGGTCTGCAGGCGCATGTTCATGGCATTGTCCTTTGCTGCGCAGCCCGACGCAACGCGACAGTAAATAGTAAAAAATTAAGTATCCTCAACTGTTGTCCGTGGTTCGGGGGGCGGCGGATCTGCCGCGGCGGCCCGAGGGGAGATTCGCGCCCCACGGCGTGAGCAGACCGCGCCGTAGATGCGTAAGCGCAATTTATTTGCGCTGTTAGGGGCCGAAACGCGCGTGCCGCAAACGTTGCGCGTGCCTATCCTCAAAGGATATCCGCTCTACAGGGAACAGTGTAATAATCGGTTATCCGCACAAGTTCTTAAGCCTTTGTGCATTTTTTTACATGCCGTAAAAAAACGCGACGCTGCGGGTGGCGCGGCGTCGCGTTGAGCGTCTGGCGGCGGGCAGCGCCGTCGCGTGGCCGCTAAAACAGAAAATCCGTGGAAAGAAAGTGCGAACGCCGCCGCCGCACGATGTCCGAAAGCAGTTCCTTGTTGCGGGGCGAGCCCTTGGCCGCCACCAGGGTGCGGATGGAAAAAGCCCGCAGAGCGTCGCTGACCGAAAGCGTGCCCTCGGCCGAATCCTTGCGGCCGGTAAAGGGGAAGGTGTCCGGCCCGCGCTGGCACTGGCTGTTGATGTTTACCCGGCAGACCTGGTTGA from the Desulfovibrio legallii genome contains:
- a CDS encoding methyl-accepting chemotaxis protein, with translation MNMRLQTKMLLFILLPAMAGLLLVAAVSYRVSQKTLQEQVWQDGAALLHSQRVALTAVIKGLRSGLAALGGNRRLQTYLTSYKALGPAAMRGELFDAADEALNTFVTANQNVALAGLVAADGTVIAHHLSGSAKPSKTVGADYSARAYFRKGLQGEPAFENLFSHTTGGMMLILSIPIKQDGKTAAVLLIGVDSLNVAKEITSQVRMGGKGLVYAYETKGKLVLHPDSKAIGRDESDVPHVRRMLGSGEGRLTYATAQGAERVIFHTPMPEVGWLLCVEVDRAEILAPVQRMLWSIALATLGCVLVVGCMITVVARGTARVLAGLSHITTAVSAGRLDAEPAELALLHKAGKRRDECGILAKGMEKMTTNIKALLREGEQKTQAAVEATERAEQATARAEEAARQAADAKRQGMLDAARQLEKVINAISAASTELSAQISHSSRSAAEASQRLGQAAAGMEEMNATVRDVAHNAQEAAAASDAAKSQALEGAGVVSRAVEGIETVRTQSQAVKEDMALLGRQAEEIGKVMQVIADIADQTNLLALNAAIEAARAGEAGRGFAVVADEVRKLAEKTMTATKDVGRAISGIQEGARKNIANVETTAAAIESATELSVQSGDSLQKILTLVAQVNERIQSIAAASEQQSAASEGINSSVEQVAATSTETAQAMEQATRAVAELAQQARALQDLIADLEKQGQPAA
- the gdhA gene encoding NADP-specific glutamate dehydrogenase, which gives rise to MAYVQRVMRGLEEKYAYEPEFLQAARNVLETLQPLLEQNKKYEQNKILERIVEPERIISFRVQWVDDQGQVQVNKGYRVQFNSAIGPYKGGLRFHPSVNQGILKFLGFEQILKNSLTGLAIGGAKGGSDFDPKGKSEMEAMRFCQAFMTELCRHIGPTVDVPAGDIGVGGREIGYLFGQYKRLTQRYEGILTGKNLLFGGSLARVEATGYGAVYFAQSMLEATGESLEGKICAVSGAGNVATYCCEKLLQVGARPVTVSDSRGMIHDPDGIDVALLKQVKEVERASLARYAELKRGARHIPAAEYPKGRNAVWSVPCEAAFPCATQNELNLEDAKTLLANGCRCVVEGANMPSTMEAAHAFLKAGIHYGPAKAANAGGVAISQLEMAQNASMQSWSFDVVDGKLLQIMQGIHRNAAATAQEFGAPGNLVLGANIAGFRKVADAMIAQGV